Within the Gossypium raimondii isolate GPD5lz chromosome 12, ASM2569854v1, whole genome shotgun sequence genome, the region cctttttttttttttaaatgagaacaaatttagtattttaacttcaaattttcttgcatttttttccttttattggGAAGCACAGgaattgcatttcatttttgtctcttctctttttctctcttattTAGAATATGATTAGCTGAAATTCCATGGCCATTATGGTCTAATCTAcattccatttcattttttattttttttaaatatttggttTCCTGTTTGGTTGCTGAGAAAATGTAGAATGAGAAAGACATTTTTACTTCTAGTTTCTTGcattttcttcagtttcttggCCAAatagaattgttttttttttaattaaatatttttatgacaGTGATGAATTAGACTTTCTTGGATTGCCTGGTTCCTATTTCAAGTTCTGTTTATGACTTAAGACTTTCTTCCATTGCCTAGTTTTATTTCaaaccttatatatatatatatatatatatatatatatatataaattcttcATTTCtacaattaaaagtaaattttcttttctttttccactaaATCTAATGGTAAAATGTCAGCCGTATGAATCTGTAGATAGTTAGAAAATCAGCGTTGACctagaaaaaaaatctagatTTATATCGCTCTCACATTTAACTTGTCACTAGTTCGTTCTTTTAGTGATTAAAAGAAcctaaaagggaaaaaaaatggaaaagaataaTTGTTTTCAATATCGGTATATCGTCTGTGTGTGCTTCTCTCTGACTCTATCAAAGATTATATTGCTATGctttattttaaatcatgattAATTGCAGGAAAAACCATTCTTATCAGGGATAGTGGATGGAAGCACCAATTTACCTGTCGACATTTCATGCTTTGAGTTGATTAAGCCAAGCTTTGATGAGACCAACCAGCATTGTTCTCTTGGTAAGGATATTCACATCAGAAAAAGTACTATTCTATGTTTCtccaacttttcattttttttctttaagcaTCTGTGTTAATTTAAACACTCATATCCAACACATAACCAGACATGGATGTGAAGATAGGGCTCTCAAGGGATccccaaatacatgaaaaaacttTAACATTGCCATGTTATAGGCAACCTGAAATGAACATTTGGAGAACCACACTCCAAAAGCTAGCTATTGAGGTTGAAGAGCCTAGGTCCATATAAACCTCCAACAACGAAGCATGTGATTGAACGCTTTTCTAtgtttcttcaactcttcatgTTTTATTCTTGAAGCATCTGTGTTAAACACTCATGTCCAACACATATTCGGACATGGATATGAAGATAGGGCTCTCCAAATCCGcaaatacatgaaaagattttATCATTGCCATGTTGGAGGCAACCTGAAATGAACATTTGGATAATCACATTCCAAAAGCTAGCTATTGAGGTTGAAGAGTCTAGGTCCATATACCCACCTACAATGAAATCCAAGTTGCATACCTTGCAGTTGGAGACAAATCAATTGTCGTGCACTATAATCTTGTTGCCAATGCAGGTTGACTTTGCACTAGCTTAATCTAACCCTAGGTGATCATTGCAATTCCAGCGTCACCATTTGGGTCATGAGTTAACTTTGCGTTAGTTAATTTTTTCTGGTCCTGAGCAAACGCTGCAATGTTGACATCACCATCCGTGTTATGCAGTCTGGTTTTGCACTACCATCTAGCCTCAGGCGATGCAATTCCCATGTCGCTAGTTGTGCCACATGGTTGCAACTGAGAGACATGATGGttggctttgataccaattgatATGGACCTTTGGAGAACAACACCCCAAAAGCTAGCTATTGTAGTTGGAGAGCCTAGGTCCATATAAACCCCCAAAATCCACAATTTTCCTATGTGAATCCAAGTCCTATACTTTACAATTGGACGCATTTCATGCCCCTATCCAACATTCACACCCAAGTTTGAGTAACACGAGTATTAATCAATGTCTATACTTTGATaaacacattttttttataagcaTGTTTAATGCGTTAATTTCAGATGTCTTGCCTATCCTAATTGAGGAGGCTTCATTTCCAGTAAGAGAAAAAAGCAGCTTAAACACTTCACATGTAAGTTCATTTCTGTCATCTGCTCCAGTCCTTTTCTCCTCCCCTGTAAATCTGATCCAGTCATTCAATCGTCTTGATCTTAGtggcttttttaaaaaaatcacttgcTCAGTTGATTAATCTGAGATGCATTTAACCAATCATATCTTTTCTTTATAGCAACTTGCAATGTTGTTAATGTAAATTAAGGCTGTAATCCAATACTAGATTTGCTCTAAAGCCACTGGCATAATAGAAATGTTACATGTTTATATCTCCAAAAACATGCTTAAAACCTGTTTTCCAAATATAGAATGGTATTGTTTAGTAAATTTGCTACTGCTTCAGTTTCTTCTGTAAAAGTTAAAGAGGGTACATTATTCTTCTAAAATCCTGCAATTTGACCCTTTTGAGGGAATGCTGATCTCCCTAAGAATCAGGTCAGCATGGTCTCCTGAAATCcttctccattttctttcaagtaGATGTGTTCGTTTCTAGAAGTGAAAATTTACTCAACATGGAACTCAAAGTACACAACCGCTGACCCATTTGAGATGACCTCAGGATGGTCCAGGTGTTACATCAAATTCTGTCACGTCCCATTAGATTTAATGCTTTGAGAACTTTTTATTGTCTTGTAATTTCCTTTGTGGCTTCCATTTTTGTTAGTCTAATGTTTGCTATCTCTTAATCTCTGTTTGAAAGTTAGTTCTAACTTTATGCTCTTTCTTGTAAATAAATTCCTTCAAAATGAGAATCTGGAAATTAATTGAGTTGCCTCCTATTTATTAACCATTTCGTTGTGCAGGTCTCGGATGCCTATAGCTTTTCTGTGTTGCCTGAGGAAGGAAACATGAGTCCAAACTGTACACGGTTAACATTTTTGAGCCTCCTAGAAGTTCCCTTTTCATCTAAAAACCAGATGTGTTTGGATGCGCAATTGAGTTGCCAGAACTGCATTGATTTGAAAGTGGACAGAGAAGATGCTTATTCACCTTGCTTTCTGGATATAAACATCGAGAAAGAGACTCCTGACATATTTGAATTCAGTGATGAAActgttggaaatttgaaaagtgAAGGCGTAGTGACGGTATGTTTGATCTCCTATCTATATATATCAAGCGTATTTAGTAAAATGTAGATCATACGTACAGTGTCGGAAATGagaattgtttatttaattatcaagtGTTGCTGATTTTCCTTCCTTAGTTATTGGTACATTGTTTCTTCTTCACTCTTGACTCTAACGTTAGATCTCAATGAATTACAGCATTTGCAGAAGGTGTTGCAGAGACAAGCAAGCATAACTGTAGGTGAGTTTTAACTCAGCTTTGAGTTTTAATGGGTTAATTGCACTAAACTTACTCTGAAAGGTTTATAAGAATATCCCATTACCTATTATAGATAACAATAATTTCCATATGCCTCCCAAATTCTGTGGATTTATTTACCGCTTTGATGATTTGGCCATGGTTGCATTCTTTGTCATAGCTATGGCTGGCTGCTTCTTTTAAACAAGAAACAAGAGAACATTTGAATGAATAGAAACTGTATAAAGTGCTTCGGGTTTATAATGTTTTGTGTATATCATTTGATGTGGTGTTTCGAGATCTAAATTtgcatttttaacaaattgaatGAGATTCGTAATAACTAACAAAAATATTTGAGTTGGAAAAAATCTTAATcctgacatttgaatgaatagAAACTGTATAAAGTGCTTCGGGTTTATAATGTTTTGTGTATATCATTTGATGTGGTGTTTCGAGATCTAAATTtgcatttttaacaaattgaatGAGATTCGTAATAACTAACAAAAATATTTGAGTTGGAAAAAATCTTAATCCTCTTGTGGCGCCTGCCCCAACATTCACCCTCAAGAAGATTTTAAGTAGACAAAGTAACTTCATTTGACATGTATAATTTCAGTGAAGTGACAAATGAGAACAGGTCCGTGATTGATACTTGGACATCAAGAGTCTTTGAAGATTTAACTCTATTATATTACTGTTCCAGATCAGTAAACTTCAtctttatatgtgatttttataCTTGTTTTCGGACTTGTCTACTATCTATTCTCTGCATTATTTTTGTAACTGTTTAATTCTTATTAATTCCATCGGCTACGCCTTACTCAGGCCATGCCGATTTGGTTTTATGACTTCAATTGAGTTATATTTTGACAGACAAATCAACCGAGAGGGTTCATGATGCAGCTACGAACAGATGGAGGAGGTATAAACGAGCCGCGTCATTTGACTCGAGGAAAATAGTCCTGCTTTTCTCAATCTTGTAAGCTCTACAAATTTtagcaaatttaactatttactTTCAGACTacaattgttttcattaattgGTAGTTTCATTTAGTGAGACGAAATATTTCTGTGATAAGTAGTAAGGTTATGCCTACaaaaatatagtaattaataaaaatagaaagcaTTGATGCAAGAAGAGATGGGaatctaaaatataatgatagCTTGGAGGATTTTGTTTAGTCAGTCTACTTTAAAAATTCATGAGTAAAACCCTAAGAAACCTAGCATTGAGCTCAAGCAAATAACTTAGCTAGCAACTTACCATGACAGATTTGAGCAAACAAAGATGCGTCTTCTGAAATGAATGAATGTGTACTCATCTTCTTGATTGGGTGGATGATATTAATGGACGTTGGTTGGTAAGCAATCATAATGTTTCTTAGTACTAACATGGTAATCATAGTAACGGAGGTCCAACTTTTTATGGTCTTCTCTTTCAAATAATTGACTTATCCTATCTTCTTGTGTTCAGGTCAAGTGTGGGgacattgattttgatttatctGACGCTCACAAACAATTGATGGGTTCAACCATGTCCTCTtatcttgtttttctttaacaACTGCTGCTTTATGTTAGCTTTCCTCTGTAAATATGATTAACGTGTTCCTGAGCTTTTTTTTGTTGGGTTTGTGTTCGTtgaggtttttctttttaagaaaaaatggTGATtcgaattaattgaatttgttcataaatttaaatcaacatataattcaacctattcacaaataattaaaagctTTATTCATAGACATATTCATGAGTTCATctgtaaaatgttttattttataaaagaaattaaaaataaaacatgcttGCTTACAAATACACTAGTTTAAAAGTTAAGATGTTAGTGGTTGAGGATGGCTGTTAGTCGCTATCAAAGGGCACCGATGAACTTGGTTCCTggacaaaacaaacattttacaCAACTCAACATTTTCTCAGGCAAGGAATCTTTATTTTGTATCTAATTTCTGGTCAATTTTTGGGTAACAACGATTagttttatattgattttgcaatatatattatgattaatGCATTGTATTAcaaaaattgaccatttttaaaGTGGaattaaaaagtttatttttttttgtggaaacaaaaataatttaaaaaccaataggaaaacataaatcaatttaattggCATAATTGCAATTATGAGCCCAAATGAAAGGCTTTTTTACCCCAGTAatgtggaaaaaaaaattaattatcaaaataggcACACTACAAgttatttacgaaaataggtaaaatgaatGGTGTGCAGTTGATGTCGTCGACGTGTCAGGCAGCaccttcaaaatttttctcTAACCATTCAGCCATCATTAcaagttatttaaaaaataataaatttttttgtgtcGCCAccgatatatattttttaaaaatacccgTAAGAAATACGAGTATTTCgggtttaaaaaaatattttttaatggtaTTGCCGACATGTCAAGCAGCACCGGAAGTGGATcttttttgttggtttttgtaaaaaatatctgaaaaggaaaaaaaaggcgGGAAAAAATGGGTTTACTAAATCTTTGCATGGTGCCACCGTCGACGACAATGGTGGATTTGTCAATGATTTTCAGTTCCAATACCATGTTTCAGATTATTTGGCCGATGGGGGATACATTGATTCGACTTTGCATTGCTAGAGTTTCTCGGTTCCCGGATTATGTTTTACTGGTGAAgatgagaatgaaaaataaattgactttattttttttgtttaagggAGGGTGATAGGGCTTAATTAGGCTTAAATgccgatttttttttaattaggccTTTGGGCGATTTTTATTTAGGGAAATAGACCAATTTTAGgagagagaaaaggaaaatgcGTCCAGTTGGACGTGCTTTCCTCCAACGGTAAAAAGCAATGGCTTTTTAAATATTGTTGcgccaacggtaaaaaaaattaaaacccccaatggtaaaaaaaaatttaccctaTAAATACacccccaaattttttttttcattcacatccttctctcaactctctcgttttaaatttttcgatatttttatttaaatatatatattttaattatatcgtttcaaatcaatttctcacgAATGACTGCCTCTCTAATTCGCTTTGACGACAAGCATATTTACGTTGCCCAAGCTATAATGgtaagaagaaattttaaattttgttattttcagttatgttaaatttaaatttcttttttttttaatttgaattttttttattgtataaatagGCGGATGATCATGTTTTGGAAGGCTTCATTCATAATATGGGAAAACATGTGTTCTCTGAAATTTGTGGCCGCTTGCAAGAGGTTGGATTCTTGCATGCGTCTCGTATGACTAGGGGCTGCAAACTTGATCTTACACTAATCAACTCGTTAGTGGAAAGATAAAGGCCCGAAACACATACTTTCCACCTTCCAAGCGACGAGTGTACAATCGCACTGGAGGATGTAGCGCTCCAACTTGGTCTGCCAGTGGATAGGCCAGTTATCACGGGATCAGGGATCGTTCCGATTAAAGTGGACCTCTCAGAGCAAAGTTAGGAAAGGTTCCGGACAAGTTTTAAGGTGGTCGAATATCAATCAACTGgttggaaaataatttcaacaacCTCCCTAAAGACAGAATGGAGGAGGTCGTAGAACAATTCGCCCGAGCATCCATCATGAGGTTAATCGGGGACATTTTAATGCctgataaatctcaaaatttggtGCACGTAAGGTGGCTACTACATCTAACGGACTTCAATGAATGCATAACACTAAGTTGGGGATCGACCGTCTTGTCTACGTTATACTGAGAGATGTGTCGGGCCACAGTACCGAATATGATGTTGATCAATGGTTGTCTTCTCCTGCTGCAATTGTGGGCCTGGTGGCGACTACCATTTCTACATCCCAGAGTGACCGACCAATACATGTTCCCATTGTTGATGAGGTAAacatcatttattaataaatacgtagtttgtataataattttttttattatacgcTTTGACTAACATATTGCTTGTACAGGTGGAACCATGGGTCGAGTTACGTGGGACTGCCCGAGGAGTTGGAAGATTTTAGGCTGTTGTTAGACCAATGCTCGGAAACGAGGTTAGTTACTTATTCTTTTGAACCTATATTAATTACGCAATGATtcgtaaaattttttttgtacataacaatatttataattttacttttcagtTTGAATGGATGTCGTACGCCAACACTGATATCATATCTTGCATCCCTCTGAAAGTGTTGGCCAATCGAGAGATGTGGGACGCCAAGGTGTCATTAGTAGTATACGAGACGGTAGAAATGTACGAATTGGACCAGGTGTTGCGACAGTTCAAGTGGAGGCAACGAATCCCGCCATTATCGCAAGACCTGAAGGACTGCGCAATGTGGACATGCGGGGGAAGAAATACGATAATTGAGTGCAGCTGTCACaagccaaagtgcaaagccatgaccatggcacaagatgcACCCCATAAAGGTCTATCAATTAGATGAGGATTGTTTAGCCCACGaaaactggcccgattcaaagaacAATTGGAGAAACATGTCAGATTGAAGCTTGGGTGGCCCAATGATGAAGACATGGCAACATAGGCTACCTTAGTAAATATGagaactaatcttagaagattgataggaatcatatcttgtaaaggtTAGATTTGATTAGATATTGTATCTTGTAAATCCCATGATTTAAGGGATAAGGCTAATCTCGTTCGTTGATGTAACTTAATCCAGACCGTAGGTTTTGGGggagttcaactataaatagagagcctccccctcacttgtaaatcatccattataatttgaattcttaagagtaatagaattcttggaGAGCATTTATTCAAACATCTCTCGTGCATTtttttctgtggctttctgttgttcttttgtgGCTTCTTTGGCATAAATTACTTCcactatacaaattggtgccttggaggaattctaaAGGAATCCTTACTTGTGGTGTTGAAGCTGACTTAGGTGAGTTTGGTACAAACGAATTgtctaaggccgcacggatcgcgAGACAAAAGATCTAACCCCGTGACACAACGCATGAGGAGTCATTGAGGCTTAAGAGCGTAGGATGCAATCCTTACCTATCTGCGAACCATTTTTCTCAGCGGACACGGCGTCAGATGTCGAGTACCTGCCATAATTCAAACTCGTTGCCAAGTCATATCCGCTATCCCTGGAGTAAAAGAGAAGGTAAATTCGGCGCAAGAAACAATGACAACCGCCACAACAGCAACATAGGAGGGGGCGTGGTTGCACGACGGGATCCTCATCGGCCCAGGTAGAAGAAGCGCCGCCTATGTCTACGCAATATACAGGTCAATTTACTCCACTTATTTCGGTTCATTTCACTAACCCCATATTTTTTCACAAGTACCACTGCACTATGAACCACCATTACAAAATGGTCGATTCTTCTGTTCCCGTAGGTAGATATTTCCCTACACCGATGTCCCCCACATACTTCACCCCTTACCGACCTAGATGCTAGGCCAGATGTCAAGGCATGCACCGCTACCGATGACGATTCCAATGTAG harbors:
- the LOC105763526 gene encoding uncharacterized protein LOC105763526 isoform X1, translating into MAAKTIVEEKPFLSGIVDGSTNLPVDISCFELIKPSFDETNQHCSLDVLPILIEEASFPVREKSSLNTSHVSDAYSFSVLPEEGNMSPNCTRLTFLSLLEVPFSSKNQMCLDAQLSCQNCIDLKVDREDAYSPCFLDINIEKETPDIFEFSDETVGNLKSEGVVTHLQKVLQRQASITVDKSTERVHDAATNRWRRYKRAASFDSRKIVLLFSILSSVGTLILIYLTLTNN
- the LOC105763526 gene encoding uncharacterized protein LOC105763526 isoform X2; the protein is MAAKTIVEEKPFLSGIVDGSTNLPVDISCFELIKPSFDETNQHCSLDVLPILIEEASFPVREKSSLNTSHVSDAYSFSVLPEEGNMSPNCTRLTFLSLLEVPFSSKNQMCLDAQLSCQNCIDLKVDREDAYSPCFLDINIEKETPDIFEFSDETVGNLKSEGVVTHLQKVLQRQASITTNQPRGFMMQLRTDGGGINEPRHLTRGK
- the LOC105763526 gene encoding uncharacterized protein LOC105763526 isoform X3; this translates as MAAKTIVEEKPFLSGIVDGSTNLPVDISCFELIKPSFDETNQHCSLDVLPILIEEASFPVREKSSLNTSHVSDAYSFSVLPEEGNMSPNCTRLTFLSLLEVPFSSKNQMCLDAQLSCQNCIDLKVDREDAYSPCFLDINIEKETPDIFEFSDETVGNLKSEGVVTHLQKVLQRQASITVVK